Sequence from the Mycoplasma cottewii genome:
ATCTAATACAGAAGTAATTATTGAAGCATTTATCAAAGATAATAAAGAAAAATTAGATGGATTAACAATAAGTAATTTTGTAATCGTTGGAAACGTATCAAATAACTCAATGACAATTAGAGTTATAAATAGTGATAAATTCAAGGTGAAATTAGAATTAACTTTACAGTTAAAATTAATGTTTCAATTAACACTAATAAAGATGTAGGATCATTTAATATTAAAAACAATGATGAAATCATCAACGAATTTATTAGATTAAACCCACAATTAAACGGATTAACAAGAAATGATCTTTCAGTTGTTGGTCAATCAGATAATTCAATCACAATTCAAGTTGCTAAAGACAATGAAAAATTCCAAGGAAAAGTTACAATTCACTTCATAGTTAGAGCACAAATTAGCCAAGTAGAAAACATTAATGTTAATGCTGGAGTATTTAATGACGTAGACAAAAACGATATTATTAATGCATTCATCAGAAACAATAGAAACAGATTACCTGGAATGACATTGAACAACTTTAAAGTTGTACATGAGAATGTTAATTCACTATTTGTTGAAGTTAAAGATAGTGATAAATTCCAAGGTCAAATTCTAATTCAATTTAGAATTAAACAATTTATCGCAGACGTTGTTAAAAATCCAAATGCTGGAATATTCAATTCTAAAGATCATGATGCAATTATTAATGCATTTATTGCAAAAACCCTGCATTAGCAGGATTTAATAGAAACCAATTTGAAGTTTCAGAGTCAAAAGATAGATCAATGACAATTAGAGTTAAAGATAATGACAAATACAAAGGTGAAATTACAATTAACTTCACTATCAAAGCTCAAATTGATAAAATCACAACAAATACAGATGCTGGATCATTTAATACCATTAATCAAGAACAAATTATTTGAGCATTTATAGATAAAAACAAAGATAAAGACCCTTCATTAACTAGAAATGATTTTGAAATAGTACGTAGTGCTTCAAACAACTCATTAACTTTAAGAGTTAGACATAATCACCAAAAATACCAAGGTGAAATTACAATTAACTTTAGAATTAGAACTCAAATTAGTGAAGTACAAAACATTGAGGTTAATGCTGGAGTATTTAATTCAAATGAACAAAATGCAATTATTCAAGCATTTATTAACAACAACAAAGAAATACTATCTGAATTAAAAGTACAAGATTTCAAAGTTATCGGTAATGCAACTAACAACTCAGTGCTAGTTAAAGTTATAAATAGTGATAAATACCAAGGTGAAATTAGAATTCACTTTAGAGTTAGAACATTAATATCAGATGTTATTATTGATCCAACAGAAGCAGGAGCATTTAATTCATTTAACGTAGAAGAAATTATTCAAGCATTTATTAAAATTAACAAACAAAAAATAAAAGGATTAGATAGAAATAACTTTAGAATTATTGAAGCGTCACCACAAACACAAAATACTTGAATAAGAATTGGAGTTGTAAATAGTGATGAATTCCAAGGAGAAATCACAATTAACTTTAGAATTAGAACTCAAATTATAGATGTAGTTAATATTACAAATGTTGGAACATTTGATTCTAAAGATACTACTAAAATTATTAGTGAATTTATTAGATTGAACCACCATCAATTATTTGGACATGATCTAAATAACTTCAGAATTGTACAAACAACAAACAATTCGGTTACTGTTGAAGTTATAAAAAGTGATAAATTCCAAGGACAAATTGTAATTGAATTCCAAATGAAAACTAATATTAGTGAAGTTGATATGGACACACACGTTGGAACACTAGATTCTTCTAGTGAAGATGAAGCACTTAATAGATTCATTGCTATTAATGCTGCTAAATTACCTGGAATAAACCGACTAAACTTAAAAGTTGTAAATTCATCTGATACTGCAGTAGTTGTTGATGTTATTGACAGTAGTAGATTCCAAGGAAGATTTACAATTACTTATGGAATTAAATCTAGAAAAACAGAAGTTGTTGCAGGATCAACTGTTGGAGCAACAGTTGGGGGAGCAGGAACTGCAGGATCAATATTTGCGACATTAAGAAGACGTAGAAAAAATAATAATTAAATTAATAAAATAGCAAGAATGAAAATTATTTCATCTTGCTTTTTATTTTCTACAAGAGTATATGCACTCCTTCTCAAAAACCCACGGTAGTGATGAACCACAATAATCATCAGAGATAATTTATTAAAAGATTATAAAAAAGTAAAAAACAACTACTATCAACCTTTGAATAATTAACTTTTAATAGTTATAAAGATGATTTAAAATTATTTAAAAGTAAGTTTAAAATTGAGGTTTATCTTCTAATTTATACACCAAAAATTATTGTAAATAAGTCATTTAAATAGGCAGAAAATTCAATATATAATCTATTGAAAATTAAATTTTAAAAAAATATATGAAAAATTACTTATTTTTTTTATTTTTGATAAAATCGCCCTTTTATTGGTAGTTTGATTATGATATTATTTCCCTTGTACGTTTTAGTATTTTTTGAGAAATAGGGGGAGTATAAAATGACAAATTTACTAATGATTTTAAAGTCAGTGCTTGCGGTTTCAGCAGCAAATCAAGGCATTGGTTCTTTAAATAACGATCACTTAAACTTGGGTATGTCAGCAAGTTTAAAACATGTAAACGATAGCAGTTTATTAAGAGCGGCAAATGTTAATGATCACCAAAGTCACGTAATTTTTGGTAATCAAATTGTTAAATTGGGTTGAGAAAAAAGTGCTAATGGTGGATATAAATTAAAAAAAGTTCCATCACACATTAAAAAAGTTCCATCAACTTTACCAAGTCACATTACTGATTTATCTTATGCTTTCAAAGACAACGCAAATGTAGATATTGAAGGAATTGAAAAATGAGATACATCAAATGTAACTAGCATGCGTGGAGTATTCTATAATGCTCAAAACTTTAACACAGCATTAAACTGAGATACTTCAAAAGTTACTGATATGAGTTTTATGTTCTACAATGCAGAAAATTTTGACTCATATCTAGGAGATAAATTCTCTGCAATAAACGTAACAAATATGGAATCTATGTTTGAAGGAGCAAGAGAATTTAATCAAAATGTTGGATTACGATTATTATCAAACAACCGTGTTAATGCAAAAAACATGTTTACTTTTGCTAAAAAATTTAATCAAGATATATCATATCTAGAAGTTGAACAAAGAAATGTAAGAGAAACTATATTTAAAAACGTTGATAATATAGTAAACGAAAATTTACCATTATCAGTTGACAGTATTGCTTCAAATCAAATAAAAAAAGATTTAATTAATTTCTGAAACAACAATTTAAAAAACAAACAATTACAAGATAGTACATACGAAACTGTTTTAGCATTACTTAAATTAAAAGCTCAAGAAAATAGCGAACTTAAAGGTTCAACATTTGAATTTATCAATCAAAAAGATAATGTTAAAATGGTTGAACTAAACAACAATAAACAACAAATCATAATTAAAGTAAACAACAGATTTATAGTTAAATTAGACTTAGGAACTGTTATAAAACAAAATATTAGTGAAATCAAAAATAATTTAGGAGAAATTAAATTTATCGATAGATTCCATGCTTATAAATCTCAAATGTTCAACGCAATAAATAAAGGGGTTATTAAACAATTTATTTCAACTAATAAAAACTTAGTATCAAGTGAAGAAACTGATTATAAAATTGAACATGCTAACTTAGCTTCAGCAATTATTAGAAATGTAAAAACAAATGAAATTCATGTTGTAAATTACAAACTTAATAAATATATATTTGCAGAAATTATAATGTGCTATGAACTTTATGGTTTCCCAAATCTATGAATTGATGAAACAATATCAACAAGTAGAACTTTCCGTAATATTTGAGATTTAATTGAATTAAAAGTTAATCAATATACTCCAAAAATTTATCATCACAAAATCCGATGAACTCTAGTTTTAGATGATGTTGTTAGAAGTATGAATACATACATAGAACCTACAGGAACAGCCTATGGTTATCTTCTTGATAATGATGGTTGAGATAAACAACTTCATGGTTATGCAGGTAGAGATGGTGGAAGAGGAAAACCAAAAGTTACAGATAATGTAGAAACTATTTATATTGATAAAGACGGTAATGAAAAAAGAGCTGCTTGAAATATGAATGGTGCAGAATATGATGATGTTAAAGTTATTAAAAGAATAGGATTCTACTGAGATTATGACAAAAAACAATGTGTAGCTTATAGAATGCCTAAAAATGTTGAAGTAGTTCCAGATTACTTACCTATTGAAATTACTAGCTTAGAAAGTATGTTTATGCATTGTGAACACTTCAATCAAGATATATCTAGCTGAAATACAAAAAATGTTAAATTAATGACAAGAATGTTCCAAGGAGCTAAAAAATTTAACAACGGTGGAAAAGCATTAAGATGAGATACTTCAAATGTAAAAAACATGGGAGCAATGTTCCAAGACACAGAAAGCTTTAATGCTGATATTACAGGTTGAAATGTTAAAGAAGTTGAAAACATGGGAGAAATGTTTAGAGATGCTAAAGCATTTAACCAACCTATTGGTGGATGACAAGCTTGAAGAAGAGTAACAAACTTTAACAACATGTTTAATGGTGCTATCTCATTCAATCAAGATCTATCAAACGCACATAACTGACCAGTATATTATAGTTATATATCTAATAATCAAGGATTTGACAAAAACACACCAGCTTGAGAAATTATTAATAGACCAGCAATAAAACCAAGTAGCGCTAAGAAAATAGATACAAATGGTGTTTCATTCAACAATTGATATGAAGAACCAAGAATAATATTTGGTATCAAAAACACAAAATTTAATTGAGAAACTGAAAGAGACATATGTGAAAAATTACGTTCAGTTTACAACCTTAACCCTGAATCATTAAATATTCAATTATTTGCTAAAGAAAGAAGAGTTTCTATTTTCCCTAAATCTGATGGATGATATACTGATAAAGGATTCTGAGGAGAATTCAAAATTGAATCAAGAGATAGTATAAGAAATGTTATTAAAGAAAATACTCACATTGGATATTTAGAAAATAATGATCAAACAACTGTCTTAAAAGCACTTAGAGAAAGATTTAATATTGATACAACAGGAATTGCAACCATACCTGATAGTAAAGGTAGAATTTGAGTAAGAGTTTTAGATGAAAATAAAAACTTTGTTAATGGTCGTTTATATCCATATTACACATACGTTAATTATTCACTATCAAAAAATATCGATACTTTAGGAACTTTTGACACTAATGAAATTGTTATTGATAGAGATGATCAATCACTATTCGAACAAGAATTTATCAAAAAAAACCAAGAAATTTTAAATAGAAATGATTTAAACAAAAACTTATTATCATTCAAAAAAGTAAATAACGCATATGAAATAAGTATTAATAACGGTGAATATATTGGTTCTATAAAAGTTTCATATAGAGCAAAACTAAATCTTAACGAATTACAAGGTTTAATAACTCACGTTGGAAACTTTAATGTTAAAGATATAGAAGCTATTATTAGTGAATTCTTAAAACGTAATAAAGATAAATTACCTGAATTACAAAGAAATCATTTAAGAATGGTAGATAGCGGTGAAGATTTCTTAACTCTATCAGTAAATACAGAAATTCAAGACAAATACTTAGGTGAAAAAATTGTTGTTCATTTCGGTTCAAGAGCTAATATTAATAATATAGGTCTTAACTTAAACCAAGTTGTTGTAAATAACAAAAACGAACAAGAAATTTTAGATATTTTCTGAGAAAGAAACCAACAAATTTTTGTTGACAATAAAATTGCAAAAGATCAATTAAATATTGAATTAAAAGACAATTATTTCTTAATCAGTACTAATAATGACAACTTCCAATCAGAAGTTAGAGTTAACTTTATTGTTAGAACTCAAATTAATTCAGTTGATGTTAATACACATGCTGGATCATTCGATATATTAGATAAAGATAAAATTATTGAAGCATTTGTTAATAATAACTCTTCTCTATTACATGAAGTAAACAAAAACAATTTTGAAATTGTTGGAGATGTAGTAGATAACTCACTAGTTATTAGAGTTATAAATAGTGATAACTACCAAGGTGAAATTAGAATTAGCTTTATAATTAGAACTCAAATTAATTCAGTTGATGCTGACACAAACACTGGAGCATTTAATTCAGCTAATACAAATGAAATTATTGATGCATTTATCAAAAATAACCAAGATAAATTACCTGGATTAACAAGAAGTAATTTTGAAATTATTGGAAATGTAACTAATAATTCAATAGTTGTTAGAATTATAAATAGTGATAATTTCAAGGAATAATTACACTTATTTTCTCAGTTAGAACTCAAATTAACACAATTCAAGCTAATAGATTCGCTGGATCATTTAATACTGTTGATCTAGATAAAATCATTGAATCATTTATTGCAAAAAACCCTGTATTGTCAGGATTAACTAGAAATAATTTTGATCTTGTTGGAGATGCAACAAATAATTCATTAACTATTAAAGTTAAAGATAGCGATGAATTCCAAGGTCAAATTACAATTAACTTTAAAGTTAAAGAATTTATTTCTAATGATGGTGTAAATGTAAATGCTGGACCATTTAATGCGAAAAATGTTGATGAGATCATCAATGCATTTATTAGAAATAACCAAGATAAATTCCCTGGATTAACAAGAGATGATTTAATTGTTGAACAATCAAGCAATAACTCAATCACAGTTAAAGTTAGAGAAAATAATTCAGATTATCAAGGACAAGCAGTAATCAATTACTCAATTAGAACTCAAATTAACACAATTCAAGCTAACACAAACACTGGAGCATTTAATTCAGCTAATACAAATGAAATTATTGATGCATTTATCAAAAATAACCAAGATAAATTACCTGGATTAACAAGAAGTAATTTTGAAATTATTGGAAATGTAAATAATAATTCAATGACAATTAGAGTTAAAAATAGCGATGATTTCCAAGGTCAAATTGAAATTAACTTCACAATTAAAATTAATATTTCAAACAACACTAATAAAGATGCTGGATCATTTAATAATAAAAATAATGA
This genomic interval carries:
- a CDS encoding BspA family leucine-rich repeat surface protein, which encodes MTNLLMILKSVLAVSAANQGIGSLNNDHLNLGMSASLKHVNDSSLLRAANVNDHQSHVIFGNQIVKLGWEKSANGGYKLKKVPSHIKKVPSTLPSHITDLSYAFKDNANVDIEGIEKWDTSNVTSMRGVFYNAQNFNTALNWDTSKVTDMSFMFYNAENFDSYLGDKFSAINVTNMESMFEGAREFNQNVGLRLLSNNRVNAKNMFTFAKKFNQDISYLEVEQRNVRETIFKNVDNIVNENLPLSVDSIASNQIKKDLINFWNNNLKNKQLQDSTYETVLALLKLKAQENSELKGSTFEFINQKDNVKMVELNNNKQQIIIKVNNRFIVKLDLGTVIKQNISEIKNNLGEIKFIDRFHAYKSQMFNAINKGVIKQFISTNKNLVSSEETDYKIEHANLASAIIRNVKTNEIHVVNYKLNKYIFAEIIMCYELYGFPNLWIDETISTSRTFRNIWDLIELKVNQYTPKIYHHKIRWTLVLDDVVRSMNTYIEPTGTAYGYLLDNDGWDKQLHGYAGRDGGRGKPKVTDNVETIYIDKDGNEKRAAWNMNGAEYDDVKVIKRIGFYWDYDKKQCVAYRMPKNVEVVPDYLPIEITSLESMFMHCEHFNQDISSWNTKNVKLMTRMFQGAKKFNNGGKALRWDTSNVKNMGAMFQDTESFNADITGWNVKEVENMGEMFRDAKAFNQPIGGWQAWRRVTNFNNMFNGAISFNQDLSNAHNWPVYYSYISNNQGFDKNTPAWEIINRPAIKPSSAKKIDTNGVSFNNWYEEPRIIFGIKNTKFNWETERDICEKLRSVYNLNPESLNIQLFAKERRVSIFPKSDGWYTDKGFWGEFKIESRDSIRNVIKENTHIGYLENNDQTTVLKALRERFNIDTTGIATIPDSKGRIWVRVLDENKNFVNGRLYPYYTYVNYSLSKNIDTLGTFDTNEIVIDRDDQSLFEQEFIKKNQEILNRNDLNKNLLSFKKVNNAYEISINNGEYIGSIKVSYRAKLNLNELQGLITHVGNFNVKDIEAIISEFLKRNKDKLPELQRNHLRMVDSGEDFLTLSVNTEIQDKYLGEKIVVHFGSRANINNIGLNLNQVVVNNKNEQEILDIFWERNQQIFVDNKIAKDQLNIELKDNYFLISTNNDNFQSEVRVNFIVRTQINSVDVNTHAGSFDILDKDKIIEAFVNNNSSLLHEVNKNNFEIVGDVVDNSLVIRVINSDNYQGEIRISFIIRTQINSVDADTNTGAFNSANTNEIIDAFIKNNQDKLPGLTRSNFEIIGNVTNNSIVVRIINSDNFKE